One window of the Pyrinomonadaceae bacterium genome contains the following:
- a CDS encoding aminotransferase class I/II-fold pyridoxal phosphate-dependent enzyme, giving the protein MSTPAPSTSRHVSRKASLFTESVIREMTREAMKYGAVNLSQGFPDFPAPEDIKRVAMQAIADDVNQYAITWGAKDFREAIAKKTKWYLGLDIDPETEITVTCGSTEGMIAAMMATVDPGEEVIVFEPYYENYAPDAILSDAKPRYVPLRAPDWTFDRDELRAAFNPKTKAIIICNPNNPTGKVFTRDEMEFIAGLCQEFDALCFTDEIYEHILYPREGAEIAHISMAQIEGMRERTVIVNSMSKTYSVTGWRVGYCIASPEITSAIRKVHDFLTVGAAAPLQAAGAYALSLPPSYYDHLQADYRARRDLILPELEKAGFKTFRPDGAYYVMTDISNFGFKDDIEFTRHLIREVGVACVPGSSFYSADAAGLGSQQVRFCFCKKDETLMLASERLRKLNG; this is encoded by the coding sequence ATGAGCACACCTGCACCCTCAACTTCCCGTCACGTTTCGCGCAAAGCGAGTCTCTTCACCGAATCAGTGATCCGCGAGATGACGCGCGAGGCCATGAAGTATGGCGCGGTGAATCTGTCGCAAGGCTTCCCGGATTTTCCCGCCCCGGAAGACATCAAGCGCGTCGCGATGCAGGCCATCGCCGACGACGTGAATCAGTATGCAATCACCTGGGGCGCGAAGGATTTTCGCGAAGCAATTGCGAAGAAGACGAAGTGGTATCTCGGCCTTGACATCGATCCCGAAACGGAAATTACCGTCACCTGCGGCTCAACCGAAGGAATGATTGCCGCCATGATGGCGACCGTCGATCCGGGCGAAGAAGTCATCGTCTTCGAACCTTACTACGAGAATTACGCGCCCGATGCGATTCTGTCCGATGCCAAGCCACGCTACGTGCCGTTGCGCGCGCCGGATTGGACTTTCGACCGCGACGAATTGCGCGCCGCTTTCAATCCGAAGACAAAAGCAATCATCATCTGCAATCCAAACAATCCGACCGGCAAAGTTTTTACGCGTGATGAGATGGAATTCATCGCCGGCCTCTGCCAGGAATTCGACGCGCTGTGCTTCACCGACGAGATTTACGAACACATTTTGTATCCGCGTGAGGGCGCCGAGATCGCGCACATCTCGATGGCGCAAATCGAAGGTATGCGTGAACGCACGGTGATCGTTAACTCGATGTCGAAGACTTATTCCGTCACTGGTTGGCGCGTCGGTTACTGCATCGCTTCACCGGAGATCACGAGCGCGATTCGCAAAGTCCATGACTTTCTGACCGTCGGCGCCGCCGCGCCTTTGCAAGCCGCCGGCGCTTACGCTCTGTCGCTGCCGCCGTCGTACTACGATCATTTGCAAGCTGACTATCGCGCGCGGCGCGATCTGATTCTGCCGGAACTGGAGAAAGCGGGTTTCAAGACTTTTCGTCCTGACGGCGCTTACTACGTCATGACCGATATCAGCAACTTCGGATTCAAAGACGACATCGAATTCACGCGACACCTGATTCGCGAAGTGGGCGTCGCCTGCGTTCCCGGCTCAAGCTTCTACTCGGCGGACGCGGCGGGCCTCGGCTCGCAGCAAGTCCGTTTCTGCTTCTGCAAAAAAGACGAGACGCTCATGCTGGCGAGTGAGCGACTGCGAAAACTGAATGGCTAG
- a CDS encoding Fe-Mn family superoxide dismutase — MSTTYKPQQFNLSNLKGISDETIEMHFKLYEGYVKETNKLNEKIAEFIQDAKVDQEEFAAYSELTRRLGFEYNGMVLHEYYFENLKSGGGTGDPTGTTGFRQAAEESFGSYDIWKSNFVSTGKMRGVGWAICYEDPSNGRLTNHWITLHEVGNVAGFNPILVMDVWEHAFILDYKPADRPKYIEAFFSNIDWSAVEGRLHRLTAKPVAA; from the coding sequence ATGTCTACGACTTATAAGCCGCAGCAGTTTAATCTCAGCAACTTAAAGGGCATTTCGGACGAAACGATCGAGATGCATTTCAAGTTGTACGAGGGCTACGTCAAAGAAACGAACAAACTGAATGAAAAGATCGCGGAGTTTATCCAGGACGCCAAAGTCGATCAGGAGGAGTTCGCGGCCTACTCAGAACTGACGCGCCGTCTCGGCTTTGAATATAACGGCATGGTGCTGCACGAATACTATTTCGAGAATTTGAAGAGCGGCGGCGGCACCGGCGATCCCACCGGCACGACGGGGTTCCGGCAGGCAGCAGAAGAATCCTTCGGCAGCTACGACATTTGGAAATCGAATTTCGTCAGCACGGGCAAGATGCGCGGCGTCGGCTGGGCCATCTGTTACGAAGATCCTTCGAACGGCAGGCTAACGAACCACTGGATCACGCTGCATGAGGTCGGTAATGTGGCGGGCTTCAATCCGATTCTGGTGATGGACGTCTGGGAGCACGCCTTCATTCTTGATTACAAGCCCGCGGATCGGCCGAAGTACATCGAAGCGTTCTTCTCAAATATTGATTGGAGCGCAGTCGAAGGAAGACTGCACCGGCTAACCGCGAAGCCCGTGGCGGCTTGA
- the ispH gene encoding 4-hydroxy-3-methylbut-2-enyl diphosphate reductase — MEVLLANEYGFCFGVERAVEMVEDALGVGAPVRTLGPLIHNTQEMQRLECEGVATIQDPEQVKADEIAVIRAHGVTPQIQAELERRAAQVVDATCPFVTRVQRLAERAAKDGRHVIVAGNPDHPEMIGVVGYAPDNTYVVRDADEVAALPPLHAPLVVSQTTLKLKTFLEVAEAVKAKADAEPQVVNTICSATRDRQDAARALAGLVDVFYIIGGKHSSNSIKLLAVCEEQCVKSFLIETQDEIDPTDLQGAKRVGVTAGASTPNWLIDQVVSRLKEIGNQSNGHGARP; from the coding sequence ATGGAAGTCCTTTTAGCAAACGAATACGGATTTTGTTTTGGCGTCGAACGCGCCGTGGAAATGGTTGAAGACGCGCTCGGAGTTGGCGCGCCGGTGCGCACGCTCGGGCCGCTGATTCACAACACGCAGGAAATGCAGCGGTTAGAGTGCGAAGGTGTGGCGACGATTCAGGATCCTGAGCAAGTCAAAGCCGACGAGATCGCGGTGATTCGCGCGCACGGCGTCACCCCGCAGATACAGGCCGAACTGGAAAGACGCGCGGCGCAGGTGGTTGATGCGACCTGTCCGTTTGTGACGCGGGTGCAACGACTCGCAGAGCGTGCCGCGAAAGACGGCCGGCATGTCATCGTCGCGGGAAATCCGGATCATCCGGAGATGATTGGTGTCGTGGGTTACGCGCCGGACAACACATACGTCGTGCGCGATGCGGATGAAGTGGCAGCGTTGCCGCCATTGCACGCGCCGCTGGTCGTTTCGCAAACGACGCTGAAGCTCAAAACATTTCTCGAAGTTGCGGAGGCAGTCAAAGCCAAAGCCGACGCCGAGCCCCAGGTCGTCAACACCATCTGTTCAGCCACGCGCGATCGGCAGGACGCCGCGCGCGCCCTCGCGGGACTGGTAGACGTTTTCTACATCATCGGTGGCAAACATTCTTCAAACAGCATCAAGCTGCTCGCCGTCTGCGAAGAGCAATGCGTGAAGAGTTTCCTGATCGAAACTCAGGACGAGATCGATCCCACCGACTTGCAGGGCGCGAAACGCGTCGGGGTCACGGCTGGCGCATCCACTCCGAACTGGCTGATTGATCAGGTCGTCAGCCGGTTGAAAGAGATCGGCAACCAAAGCAACGGGCACGGCGCTCGTCCATAA
- a CDS encoding MmcQ/YjbR family DNA-binding protein: MNSESVRAHCLSFPHATENVQWGNDLVFKIAGKMFAVMVLEPPAKYVLSFKCTEEKFNELIEQDGIDPAPYMARNKWAALERFDVLSDRELKELLRNSYQLVFDKLPKKLRTQLAGEAEARPSQSRGRKKKS; the protein is encoded by the coding sequence ATGAACTCTGAATCAGTTCGCGCCCATTGTCTCTCGTTCCCGCACGCGACAGAGAATGTGCAATGGGGCAACGATCTCGTTTTTAAGATCGCCGGGAAGATGTTCGCGGTGATGGTGCTTGAGCCGCCAGCGAAGTACGTGCTGTCGTTTAAGTGCACCGAAGAAAAGTTCAACGAGCTGATCGAACAGGATGGGATCGATCCGGCGCCTTACATGGCCCGCAACAAATGGGCGGCGCTGGAGCGATTTGATGTGTTAAGCGATCGCGAGCTGAAAGAACTGCTACGAAACTCCTACCAACTCGTCTTTGACAAGCTGCCAAAGAAGCTTCGCACGCAACTGGCCGGAGAAGCTGAGGCGCGCCCAAGCCAGTCGCGCGGTCGCAAGAAAAAGAGTTAA
- a CDS encoding DUF4350 domain-containing protein: protein MKTLNLLAIWACLICLVSAQQVADPDFSTKVDRPAYKKKGPKVLFDEAHNNFHTAGGRYKPFADLITSDGYQVTPNKEKFSAATLKGFKILVIANAMGAAQMNAPTASNPAFTAEECDAVRDWVRKGGALLLIADHAPVGGATQILGERFEIHMSKQYTADEQNFEKETQNPGFIVYTRESGRLADHAITRGRRSDERVNKVIAFTGQSLKGPASSFAFMRLADTAKDLMPGSDTKPISAAGRAQGIAMKFGKGRAVFLGEAAMLSAQLAGPNQMKFGMNRPGIDNRQLALNIMHWLSSALK, encoded by the coding sequence ATGAAAACCCTTAATCTTCTCGCCATTTGGGCCTGTCTGATCTGCCTCGTCAGCGCCCAACAAGTCGCCGATCCGGATTTCAGTACTAAGGTTGATCGTCCGGCATACAAGAAGAAGGGGCCCAAGGTTCTCTTTGACGAGGCGCACAACAATTTTCACACGGCCGGCGGACGCTACAAACCGTTCGCCGATCTAATCACCAGCGACGGCTATCAAGTCACGCCTAACAAAGAGAAATTCTCGGCGGCAACGCTTAAGGGTTTTAAGATACTCGTCATCGCAAACGCGATGGGCGCGGCCCAGATGAATGCGCCGACGGCATCTAACCCTGCGTTTACTGCTGAAGAATGCGATGCAGTGCGGGATTGGGTCAGGAAAGGTGGCGCGTTGCTCTTAATCGCCGACCATGCGCCGGTGGGAGGCGCAACTCAGATTCTCGGTGAGCGGTTTGAGATCCACATGAGCAAGCAGTACACCGCAGACGAGCAGAACTTCGAGAAAGAGACCCAGAACCCAGGCTTCATCGTGTACACCCGCGAAAGTGGACGCCTCGCCGATCATGCGATTACACGCGGACGACGCTCTGATGAACGTGTGAACAAAGTTATCGCGTTTACCGGACAGTCGCTGAAGGGGCCGGCGTCGAGTTTTGCTTTCATGAGATTAGCCGACACCGCTAAAGACCTGATGCCGGGCTCCGACACTAAGCCGATTTCCGCAGCCGGCCGTGCGCAGGGCATCGCGATGAAGTTTGGTAAGGGCCGCGCGGTTTTTCTTGGTGAGGCGGCGATGCTTTCAGCCCAACTTGCCGGTCCGAATCAAATGAAGTTCGGAATGAACCGTCCCGGAATTGATAACCGGCAACTGGCACTGAACATCATGCATTGGCTGTCTAGTGCATTGAAGTAG
- a CDS encoding DUF2071 domain-containing protein, with translation MKLPTIQGVIRRRILANFRVEPAVMQRQLPPRFRPKLHNGFAVAGICLIRLEHIRPQRMPEIIGLSSENAAHRVAVLWDDDNESREGVYISRRDTNSQINHLLGGRVFPGEHHAARFTITESGDAIELSMRSDDGDVAVDVEGVIAESMPSTSVFASLAETSKFFEGGSLGYSVTKDPGRLDGLKLETRDWRVEPLHIEKVYSSYFADTEKFPAGSIAFDHALIMRNVAHEWHNADDLYV, from the coding sequence ATGAAGCTGCCGACGATTCAAGGGGTGATCAGGCGACGAATTCTCGCTAACTTTCGCGTTGAGCCGGCGGTCATGCAACGCCAGCTCCCACCTCGCTTCCGGCCCAAGCTCCATAACGGTTTTGCAGTTGCGGGCATCTGCCTGATTCGGCTTGAACACATTCGCCCGCAGCGAATGCCGGAAATTATTGGGCTGAGCAGCGAGAACGCGGCGCATCGCGTAGCCGTGCTTTGGGACGACGATAACGAAAGCCGCGAAGGCGTATACATTTCGCGCCGAGACACAAACTCGCAGATCAACCATCTGCTCGGCGGAAGGGTTTTTCCCGGAGAGCATCACGCCGCCCGGTTCACGATTACCGAATCCGGAGACGCAATAGAACTGTCAATGAGATCAGACGATGGAGACGTTGCCGTGGATGTCGAGGGCGTCATCGCAGAGTCGATGCCCTCGACTTCTGTTTTTGCGTCGCTGGCTGAAACTTCAAAATTCTTTGAAGGCGGCTCGCTGGGTTATTCCGTTACCAAAGACCCTGGCAGGCTTGATGGCTTAAAGCTGGAAACGAGGGATTGGCGCGTTGAACCGCTGCACATCGAGAAGGTCTACTCAAGTTATTTTGCGGATACAGAGAAGTTTCCGGCAGGTTCAATCGCGTTTGATCACGCTTTGATTATGAGAAATGTGGCTCATGAGTGGCATAACGCTGACGATCTATATGTTTAA
- a CDS encoding YciI family protein: protein MKARVLLAILSLPLLVSLSLAQENKLVQFHIAIVKRGPNWTDRSVEFQKVRQEHRNYVMSLIESGKAVAAGPFGDNTDTVGIIIFRAANVEEAKSWADADPAAKAGHHINEMLPWWSEDVFGKASKPANHETVYFGFLKRGPNRKEGDGQTPEVQELQKAHIANINRLAETKKLVVAGPFGGNGELRGIFVFRVGSLKEAQDLAATDPMIKIDRLRLELHEWKVPAGLIP, encoded by the coding sequence ATGAAAGCTAGAGTCCTGCTCGCCATTCTTTCCCTTCCGTTGCTCGTTTCTCTCTCGCTTGCCCAGGAAAACAAGCTAGTTCAGTTCCATATCGCCATCGTAAAGAGAGGCCCGAACTGGACTGACAGGAGCGTCGAGTTTCAGAAGGTCCGGCAAGAACATCGCAATTACGTGATGTCGCTAATTGAATCTGGTAAGGCAGTGGCCGCGGGACCCTTCGGTGACAACACAGACACGGTTGGAATCATCATCTTTCGCGCCGCGAACGTCGAAGAGGCGAAAAGTTGGGCCGATGCCGATCCGGCGGCGAAGGCTGGTCATCACATTAACGAGATGCTGCCATGGTGGTCCGAAGATGTTTTTGGCAAAGCGAGCAAGCCGGCGAACCATGAGACTGTGTACTTTGGTTTTTTAAAGCGAGGCCCGAACCGAAAAGAAGGCGACGGCCAGACTCCCGAAGTCCAGGAATTACAAAAAGCCCACATCGCAAACATCAATCGACTGGCCGAAACCAAGAAGTTGGTGGTGGCCGGACCTTTCGGTGGAAACGGGGAACTGCGCGGCATCTTCGTCTTCCGTGTTGGCTCATTAAAGGAAGCTCAGGATCTCGCGGCCACCGATCCGATGATCAAGATCGATCGGCTGCGACTTGAATTGCACGAATGGAAAGTCCCGGCTGGTCTGATTCCATAA
- a CDS encoding tetratricopeptide repeat protein gives MKRTVLAELILLAMLGSVVAQRPGAGGAASGRTLTVVTEPAAIVWLDEVRRGTTDESGKLALSKVTAGAHTLRVRANGFKEITMPVAATARGEVPVRLTRTTDKAELIFQRAETTRESARTDETRQQAVELYHQALQARAAFPAAHVGLARVLLDLNNTDGALNAVDAARGTRPSYPEASAVEGRIYREMGQTDDAIGSFNRAIRESRGFQPEAHVGLGLIYEDKGEHELAAREFQIAVNQLADTEPIIYQMLGAAYEKANNPKEAIVAYENYLRLAPNGSQATAVRSIVEQLKSEPPQS, from the coding sequence ATGAAGAGGACCGTTCTTGCTGAATTGATTTTGCTGGCCATGCTGGGCTCGGTCGTGGCCCAGCGGCCCGGCGCGGGCGGAGCGGCATCGGGAAGAACATTGACCGTCGTGACTGAACCGGCCGCGATTGTTTGGCTCGATGAAGTGCGCAGAGGAACAACGGACGAAAGTGGAAAGCTCGCCCTTTCGAAAGTAACCGCCGGGGCGCACACCCTACGCGTGCGCGCTAACGGCTTCAAAGAAATCACCATGCCGGTTGCGGCCACTGCGCGCGGCGAGGTCCCGGTTCGACTGACTCGGACCACGGATAAAGCCGAATTGATCTTTCAACGGGCCGAAACGACGCGCGAATCGGCGAGGACCGACGAGACCAGACAGCAGGCGGTTGAGCTCTACCATCAAGCGCTGCAGGCTCGCGCGGCATTTCCCGCCGCGCACGTTGGCCTGGCTCGCGTGCTGTTGGATCTGAACAACACCGATGGCGCGCTTAACGCAGTCGATGCCGCCCGCGGTACTCGCCCATCGTATCCCGAGGCGTCTGCCGTTGAGGGCCGCATCTATCGCGAAATGGGCCAGACCGATGACGCGATCGGCAGCTTCAATCGCGCGATTCGTGAGAGCCGCGGCTTTCAACCCGAGGCGCACGTTGGCTTGGGCCTGATCTATGAAGACAAAGGGGAGCACGAACTCGCGGCGCGCGAATTTCAGATCGCTGTCAATCAGCTTGCCGACACTGAGCCGATCATCTACCAGATGCTGGGTGCGGCTTATGAGAAAGCCAATAACCCGAAAGAAGCAATCGTTGCTTATGAGAATTATTTGCGCCTAGCGCCTAATGGATCGCAAGCAACGGCCGTGCGGTCGATTGTTGAGCAACTCAAGTCGGAGCCGCCACAGTCGTAG
- a CDS encoding energy transducer TonB, with protein MRLSKLIGLALTLLIYSVSIHAQEQWKKIAPPGASFTVTMPTVAQSVTRVVPLSATRTVSARVLYSVAHGRRYAIASFVRTTDDRVPALSNFPEFATAMEWSLISAEGTPGSLTFHQDLSEGSTIIKQYHLQLGEYKGVARFIATETSLCALVVLGADANDSDARRFFTSFALGKMNNDDEPDVTNVINKSGGYSVQELPPEPWPRKAAPITGGVLNGKALSLAKPAYPKAARKNRDEGPVRVRIVIDEFGKVISAEAIEGAESLREAAIEAAYKSVFTPTRLMGQPVKVSGVIVYNFVAP; from the coding sequence ATGCGACTTTCAAAACTGATCGGACTCGCGTTAACGCTTTTAATCTATTCAGTGTCGATCCATGCGCAGGAGCAATGGAAGAAGATTGCGCCTCCCGGAGCGTCATTCACGGTCACGATGCCGACTGTCGCCCAGAGCGTAACTCGGGTAGTTCCTTTGAGCGCGACGAGGACAGTCTCTGCTCGCGTTTTGTATTCGGTAGCTCACGGCCGCCGTTACGCGATCGCTTCTTTCGTCCGGACGACGGATGATCGCGTGCCCGCCCTGTCCAACTTTCCTGAATTCGCCACAGCGATGGAGTGGTCGCTTATAAGCGCTGAGGGGACGCCAGGATCATTGACGTTTCATCAGGACTTGTCCGAAGGGTCGACAATCATTAAGCAGTATCACCTTCAGCTTGGTGAATATAAAGGCGTTGCTCGATTCATCGCCACCGAAACTTCGCTGTGCGCGCTAGTGGTACTCGGCGCTGACGCAAATGATTCGGATGCGCGCCGATTCTTCACGTCTTTTGCTCTGGGCAAGATGAATAACGATGACGAGCCAGACGTAACGAATGTCATAAACAAGTCGGGCGGGTACTCCGTCCAGGAGTTACCGCCCGAGCCGTGGCCGCGAAAAGCTGCTCCAATTACGGGTGGCGTGCTCAATGGTAAAGCGTTGTCGCTGGCTAAGCCTGCATATCCAAAAGCGGCCCGGAAGAATCGCGATGAAGGCCCGGTGAGGGTGCGAATTGTGATCGATGAATTCGGGAAAGTAATTAGTGCGGAAGCGATTGAAGGTGCAGAAAGTCTGCGAGAGGCGGCAATCGAGGCTGCTTATAAGTCAGTCTTCACCCCAACACGCCTCATGGGTCAGCCAGTGAAGGTGTCGGGCGTTATCGTCTACAACTTTGTCGCGCCATGA
- a CDS encoding cytochrome c peroxidase: MTKPLKAILLLSCFATALVIHGCSKDSSTFTPEIEPLPAQLTTYAPMDIPADNPMTPEKVALGRQLFFDERLSGDGTRSCYSCHVCEKGLTDGLAKAVGSFNKQLPRSSPTLWNIGYHKEFYWDGRSPSLEKQAMAAWTGANMGAKADEIAAKLNQLQGYRNQFQKVFASDATPDNIVKAIAAFERTIITGDTPWDHWRSTGGDESKMSAEVRRGWNIFQAIKCTNCHDGVLFTDFQYHNVGIGMDQKEPDVGRFKVTNNAKDTGAFMTPTLRDIARSAPYFHDGSAATLEEAVDIMLGGGKPNQYLDKVNLQPHKLVGSQREDLLAFLRSLNVVNCNLKKPPLPQQ, from the coding sequence ATGACCAAACCCCTGAAAGCGATTCTGCTGCTAAGTTGCTTCGCCACCGCCCTGGTCATTCACGGGTGTTCGAAAGACAGCTCAACATTCACACCGGAAATTGAGCCGCTGCCGGCGCAATTGACCACTTACGCGCCGATGGACATTCCGGCGGACAATCCGATGACGCCTGAGAAAGTCGCGCTCGGACGGCAACTCTTCTTTGACGAGCGCCTCAGCGGCGACGGCACGCGTTCATGTTACTCGTGCCATGTTTGCGAGAAAGGCCTGACGGATGGCTTGGCGAAAGCTGTCGGTTCGTTCAACAAACAACTGCCGCGCAGCAGCCCGACGCTTTGGAACATCGGCTATCACAAAGAATTTTATTGGGACGGCCGCAGCCCTTCGCTCGAAAAGCAGGCGATGGCCGCGTGGACGGGCGCCAACATGGGCGCGAAAGCCGATGAGATCGCCGCGAAGTTGAATCAGCTGCAGGGCTATCGCAACCAGTTTCAAAAGGTGTTCGCCAGCGATGCGACCCCCGACAACATCGTGAAGGCGATCGCGGCCTTCGAACGAACGATCATCACCGGCGACACGCCCTGGGATCACTGGAGATCAACGGGGGGCGATGAATCAAAGATGAGCGCCGAGGTGCGGCGCGGGTGGAACATCTTCCAGGCGATCAAGTGCACTAACTGCCACGACGGCGTTTTGTTCACCGACTTTCAGTATCACAACGTCGGCATCGGCATGGATCAGAAAGAGCCTGACGTCGGTCGCTTCAAAGTCACGAACAATGCGAAAGACACCGGCGCTTTCATGACGCCGACGCTGCGCGACATTGCGCGTTCAGCGCCTTACTTCCATGACGGCAGCGCCGCGACGTTGGAAGAAGCGGTGGACATCATGCTCGGCGGCGGCAAACCGAATCAGTATCTCGACAAGGTGAACCTGCAACCGCACAAGCTTGTGGGGAGTCAGCGTGAGGATCTGCTGGCTTTTCTGAGATCGCTGAACGTGGTGAACTGCAATCTAAAGAAACCGCCGTTGCCACAGCAATAA
- a CDS encoding urate hydroxylase PuuD — translation MLIDATVHLPVSLAMLDGIFKAPDVQELMRITFRWFHFVAGVTWIGLLYFFNLVNVPLQKKLDVDTKKKVNPDLLLPALWFFRWGAVITVFFGLAYFAMYILKTDVNNANNLGGQQANVWKILLFWLGYPIFLFLIQFLIIKKVPALTKDGRVFAIVMIILVAVFTYGLLRFFPAMLTPEWTSNKTLSIGVGGAYGILMMLNVWGIIWPANKRIIAGLQGGPPAAPELARQAFLASRTNAWLSLPMLLLMATSHGDWLIFSGRLG, via the coding sequence ATGTTGATTGATGCGACTGTCCATCTTCCCGTCAGTCTGGCGATGCTCGACGGCATCTTTAAGGCCCCGGATGTCCAGGAGCTGATGCGAATTACGTTTCGCTGGTTCCACTTCGTGGCGGGTGTTACCTGGATCGGGCTGCTTTACTTCTTCAACCTCGTCAACGTGCCGCTGCAAAAGAAGCTGGACGTGGACACGAAGAAAAAAGTGAATCCGGATTTGTTGCTGCCGGCGCTTTGGTTCTTCCGTTGGGGCGCGGTGATTACGGTGTTCTTCGGTCTTGCATACTTCGCGATGTACATTCTCAAGACGGACGTTAATAACGCGAACAACCTCGGCGGCCAACAGGCAAATGTCTGGAAGATTTTGCTGTTCTGGCTCGGCTACCCGATTTTCCTCTTCTTGATCCAGTTCCTGATCATCAAGAAAGTTCCGGCGCTCACCAAAGACGGACGCGTGTTCGCGATCGTGATGATCATCCTCGTGGCGGTGTTCACGTACGGCCTGCTGAGATTCTTCCCGGCCATGCTCACCCCCGAATGGACGAGCAACAAGACGCTCTCGATCGGTGTCGGCGGCGCATACGGTATTCTGATGATGCTGAACGTGTGGGGAATAATTTGGCCGGCCAACAAGCGCATCATTGCCGGCTTGCAAGGCGGTCCGCCCGCCGCGCCTGAACTGGCACGCCAGGCGTTCCTCGCTTCGCGCACCAACGCGTGGCTATCGCTGCCGATGTTGCTTCTGATGGCTACTTCACACGGCGACTGGCTAATCTTCAGCGGCAGGCTCGGTTAA
- a CDS encoding DEAD/DEAH box helicase, whose amino-acid sequence MRRSGRDHREGKSFRKRRRHDSRAEPEKARARDKSELPGTIKGGNYERDLRDLLGGIGTPKPALFKPDPFQLEALAALEFEDVLVTAPTGSGKTWIAREEIRRLLEAGKRAWYTTPLKALTNSKYQEFGEEFGAERVGILTGDRKENSDAPLIVGTTEIFRNQLFDALRGGEDVRVDLVIFDEAHYLGDEDRGHVWEEAIILTPSRIRMLLLSATIGNAPELAKWIEELRGVRCGVVTRPGARPVPLRSAFLMPDKRLVPLLDRGGKLNGEIAALIEQRDEMRRPRRDSYRRR is encoded by the coding sequence ATGCGTCGCTCAGGTCGAGATCATCGCGAGGGAAAGTCATTTCGCAAACGCCGGCGTCACGACAGCCGCGCAGAACCCGAGAAAGCGCGCGCGCGCGACAAGAGTGAGCTTCCCGGCACAATCAAAGGTGGTAACTACGAGCGTGACTTGCGGGACTTGCTCGGCGGCATAGGCACTCCTAAACCCGCACTCTTCAAGCCTGACCCTTTTCAGCTCGAGGCACTGGCAGCGCTTGAGTTTGAAGATGTGCTGGTAACGGCGCCGACCGGCAGCGGCAAAACCTGGATCGCGCGTGAAGAGATTCGGCGGCTGCTCGAGGCGGGCAAGCGCGCCTGGTACACCACGCCACTCAAGGCGCTCACGAATTCGAAATACCAGGAGTTCGGCGAAGAGTTCGGCGCAGAGCGCGTCGGAATTCTCACTGGCGATCGCAAGGAAAACTCGGACGCGCCGCTAATCGTCGGTACGACGGAAATTTTTCGCAATCAACTATTCGACGCGCTGCGGGGCGGCGAAGACGTGCGCGTTGATCTCGTAATCTTTGATGAAGCGCATTACCTCGGTGATGAAGATCGCGGGCACGTTTGGGAAGAAGCGATTATCCTGACGCCGTCGCGTATTCGCATGCTGCTGCTGTCCGCGACAATCGGTAACGCTCCCGAATTGGCAAAGTGGATCGAAGAACTGCGCGGCGTGCGCTGTGGCGTTGTCACACGACCGGGCGCGCGGCCGGTGCCCCTGCGTTCCGCGTTTCTAATGCCGGACAAGAGATTAGTCCCGCTGTTGGATAGAGGCGGAAAATTGAATGGCGAGATCGCGGCTCTAATCGAGCAGCGAGACGAGATGAGGCGCCCGCGCCGGGATTCTTATCGACGACGATGA